A genomic stretch from Hymenobacter psoromatis includes:
- a CDS encoding arsenic transporter → MMPAVAIWIIVVLAIGLVISRPFRVPEFVWAVGGAGLLVGLGLLPGRQALAGVAKGLNVYLFLTGMMLLAETARAEKVFDWLAAHATRLAKGSGRRLFLLIYLVGVVVTTFLSNDATAVVLTPAVAYAVKAAKVKDPLPYLLICAFVANAASFVLPLSNPANLVIYGAHLPPLLTWLPRYLLPSAIAVGATYFLLLYTQKDKLTGQLATSGALPTLARSGWVALAGIGATAVVLLVASALSVQLGLPTALTGVATAAVVLVSARKSPLHILKNVSWSVLLLVAGLFVLVEGLITTGITRWLAGLLSSGAGPGAAKTTWLSGVGAALLCNVLNNLPVGLLAGNVLHAAPVPETLRSAVLIGIDLGPNLSVTGSLATILWLIALRRENIKVSGWQFLRLGAIVMTVPLLLAFAALYV, encoded by the coding sequence ATGATGCCAGCCGTAGCCATTTGGATTATCGTGGTGCTGGCTATCGGGCTGGTTATCAGCCGGCCGTTTCGGGTGCCGGAGTTCGTGTGGGCAGTCGGCGGGGCGGGGCTGCTGGTGGGGCTGGGGCTGCTGCCGGGTCGGCAGGCGCTGGCCGGCGTGGCGAAGGGTCTGAACGTGTATCTGTTTCTGACGGGCATGATGCTGCTGGCCGAAACGGCCCGTGCCGAAAAGGTGTTCGACTGGCTGGCGGCCCACGCCACCCGGCTGGCCAAGGGGTCGGGCCGCCGCCTGTTTCTGCTCATCTACCTGGTGGGGGTAGTCGTGACCACTTTCCTCTCCAACGACGCGACAGCGGTGGTGCTCACGCCGGCCGTGGCCTACGCCGTGAAGGCCGCCAAAGTGAAAGACCCGCTGCCCTACCTCCTTATCTGCGCGTTTGTGGCCAACGCGGCTTCCTTCGTCCTACCCCTCTCCAACCCGGCCAACCTGGTTATCTACGGCGCGCACCTGCCGCCGCTGCTGACCTGGCTGCCGCGCTACCTGCTGCCGTCGGCAATAGCCGTGGGGGCGACGTACTTCCTGCTGCTCTACACGCAAAAAGACAAGCTCACCGGCCAGCTGGCGACCAGCGGGGCGCTGCCCACGCTGGCGCGCAGCGGCTGGGTGGCGCTGGCCGGCATCGGGGCCACGGCCGTGGTGCTGCTGGTTGCTTCGGCCCTGAGCGTGCAGCTGGGGCTGCCCACGGCCCTGACGGGGGTAGCCACGGCGGCCGTGGTGCTGGTCAGCGCCCGCAAAAGCCCGCTGCACATCCTGAAAAATGTATCCTGGTCGGTGCTGCTGCTGGTGGCCGGCCTGTTTGTGCTGGTCGAAGGGCTTATCACCACCGGAATTACCCGCTGGCTGGCGGGCTTGCTCAGCAGCGGCGCGGGGCCGGGGGCTGCCAAAACCACCTGGCTGAGCGGCGTGGGCGCGGCCCTGCTCTGCAACGTGCTCAACAACCTGCCCGTGGGCCTGCTGGCCGGCAACGTGCTGCACGCGGCCCCGGTGCCGGAAACGCTCAGAAGCGCGGTGCTCATCGGCATTGACCTGGGACCTAACCTGTCCGTCACCGGCTCGCTGGCTACCATTCTGTGGCTGATAGCGCTGCGGCGCGAAAATATAAAGGTCAGCGGCTGGCAGTTTTTGCGGCTCGGGGCTATTGTGATGACCGTGCCGCTGTTGCTGGCTTTCGCCGCGCTGTACGTGTAG